CGATCGTTGTTTGAATAGAAGAAAGGTTCTGGACTATTTTGAGATTGTACAGGGGGCTCGATCGTCGGGGCCTCAGGAAAGAGTCTTTCGGTCACTTCAGGGTTCGTCTCTTGCGTTCCATAAACGTTTTGAGATCTTTCGTCAAGTCCGATGTTATTCGATCTTGGATGAGACGGTCGAACGATCGATTGATGATTTTTTGAATTTGAGTCCTCAAATATTTGATAGCCGTCGAAGGAATAGGGATGTCTGTTTTCAGAGACGGGACTGCGATCGGAACGATTAGGATCAGTCAGTGCCATGTCGTTCTTCGGTCTTTGATAGGTTCCGTAATTCGCTCTGTCGATCATGGTACCCTGACAGTCCTTGTTGAAAGAGTCAACATCTCTTCtggatgataaaatattttccttgtGTGCGTCAAAACCAGGGAAATGAAGTCGATCGTCCAGATGAGACTGACTCCAATATGGCTGATGATCCTGATCGTTCTTTATAACACGATCGTTTGTAAAAGGTTTTGGAGTTTGCGTTCGACCGTATCCTTGAAAGTTCAATGCATCCTCGAGAGAATGACTCTGATTCTGATCCTTTTCAGAAACGTATTGATTCATTGATTTCCTCGAGGCGAACCCTGTGTCTTTGTCTGTGTCAAATGCAGGGAATTGAAGTCTCTCGTCTTGAGGCATACTAAGATGACTGCTGCTCGAATCTTCGCTTAGaaattgattccaatatagttGTTCTTGATTGTGCTGTTTTACTTCGTATTTGATGGTACCACTTCCCAAATCAAGTAAAGTCGGTGGTGATCTAGCAACGTCTTGAGAATTTATTGGAAAGTCCGGTCGTAATGGTTGATCTAATTGAAAGATTTCTTCCGGTTGGAAGAGATCACTGGTAAATGTTGGAAATTCAGGATAGGATGCTTCCTGTGGTATTTGATTTGGTAGACAATAACCTACGGTATTTTCTTGCATAGGTATCGTATCAGGTAACCAATATGATTCAGTCGATGGTGTTTGTTGGTTATAGATAGTGGTTTGTTGATGCTGTTGCTGATACGATGAAACGTTCGTTTGCATGGCACACATGCATTCGAAAGGTGGACAAGAACAGGAATAtcctaaaagaaaagaaatgatatcaattatattatttagaaatatgaCGAGTAGTTtacgaatataattaaattcgcGCTCAAATTCTATTCGACCAATAACAATGGCAGGAATTCAAAGAATACGAATCGTCCAATCAATCTGTTGCGACGGTAACGTCGCCATGCGTTCGATTTTGGTAGTTAAAGATCGTAGAAGCATTCAAATTTCTATTCATTTCGTTCGCgctaatttaataatatcaatgaatattattCGTTGAAATGAATCGTgcgtagaaaaataaataatcgttaattGTCGTCGTATATATTCCACA
This is a stretch of genomic DNA from Vespa crabro chromosome 3, iyVesCrab1.2, whole genome shotgun sequence. It encodes these proteins:
- the LOC124423130 gene encoding uncharacterized protein LOC124423130; translated protein: MVVLSRVGSPTMSATVAGNQQQHPHQEWDINDSNVPRVVEYDPWCEWADGHVRRVYGPDCEEARRHASGWAMRNTNNHNVSILKKSCLGVLVCSQECILPGGGRVHLRPAICDKARKKQQGKPCPNRQCTGRLEILSCRGHCGYPVTHFWRHTEHAIFFQAKGQHDHPRPEAKSTSEARRSVGAGKRVRGLAVLLAREAALGSKLMSLRGTKRSNTDSVEQPPRTAAPPPLISDKGYSCSCPPFECMCAMQTNVSSYQQQHQQTTIYNQQTPSTESYWLPDTIPMQENTVGYCLPNQIPQEASYPEFPTFTSDLFQPEEIFQLDQPLRPDFPINSQDVARSPPTLLDLGSGTIKYEVKQHNQEQLYWNQFLSEDSSSSHLSMPQDERLQFPAFDTDKDTGFASRKSMNQYVSEKDQNQSHSLEDALNFQGYGRTQTPKPFTNDRVIKNDQDHQPYWSQSHLDDRLHFPGFDAHKENILSSRRDVDSFNKDCQGTMIDRANYGTYQRPKNDMALTDPNRSDRSPVSENRHPYSFDGYQIFEDSNSKNHQSIVRPSHPRSNNIGLDERSQNVYGTQETNPEVTERLFPEAPTIEPPVQSQNSPEPFFYSNNDRCHYTCEVLDTRLPQMTMTNTAPVHHPVNGYSDVADIDLPPFVDYTLVGMLCSSTEEDTTTSMMTGCPPNSQAFVPHH